A single Lolium perenne isolate Kyuss_39 chromosome 6, Kyuss_2.0, whole genome shotgun sequence DNA region contains:
- the LOC127309607 gene encoding tetraspanin-2-like, whose amino-acid sequence MVMSKVNKVLAWVALLALLCTAIIIAAGIWFASAQAGECARLERWRVVILGVVALVVALAGFVGAYWNKRFLLRCYLLFMAALIAVLIALLVFASVVTHASGEYKVLGRGYHEYRLDGFSTWLRGYVSDDPARWEGIMSCLADSDTCKKLARQAGFVTADQFYQSSLSPLQSGCCKPPPECGFGYVSPTVWTNPTSAPVQDCGLWSNDPAQLCYQCDSCRAGLLATLRSQWHKVYVTLIVVTAALSILYVVAWTAYRNVSGKPIFGRYYKW is encoded by the coding sequence ATGGTGATGAGCAAGGTCAACAAAGTCCTGGCGTGGGTGGCGCTTCTGGCGCTGCTCTGCACGGCCATCATCATCGCGGCGGGCATCTGGTTCGCGTCGGCGCAGGCGGGGGAGTGCGCGCGGCTGGAGCGCTGGCGCGTGGTCATCCTGGGCGTCGTGGCCCTCGTGGTGGCGCTGGCGGGGTTCGTCGGCGCCTACTGGAACAAGCGCTTCCTCCTCCGCTGCTACCTCCTCTTCATGGCGGCGCTCATCGCCGTCCTCATCGCGCTTCTCGTCTTCGCCTCCGTCGTAACCCACGCCTCCGGGGAATACAAGGTGCTCGGCCGCGGCTACCACGAGTACCGCCTCGACGGCTTCTCAACCTGGCTGCGCGGGTACGTCTCCGACGACCCCGCGCGCTGGGAGGGGATCATGTCCTGCCTCGCCGACTCCGACACCTGCAAGAAGCTCGCGCGCCAGGCCGGCTTCGTCACCGCCGACCAGTTTTACCAGTCCAGTCTCTCGCCGCTCCAGTCCGGTTGCTGTAAGCCGCCGCCGGAATGCGGGTTCGGCTACGTGAGCCCGACGGTGTGGACGAACCCGACCAGCGCCCCCGTCCAGGACTGCGGGCTCTGGAGCAACGACCCGGCGCAGTTGTGCTACCAGTGCGACTCGTGCCGCGCGGGCCTCCTGGCGACGCTGCGTAGCCAGTGGCACAAGGTCTACGTCACCCTCATCGTCGTCACGGCCGCGCTCTCCATCCTCTACGTCGTCGCTTGGACCGCTTATAGGAACGTTAGCGGCAAGCCCATCTTCGGCCGCTACTACAAGTGGTGA